A stretch of Ligilactobacillus faecis DNA encodes these proteins:
- a CDS encoding response regulator transcription factor, with product MKILLVEDDKDLNRSLQKLLKTQNYSVDPAFDGKEALAYSTNFDYDVIILDVMMPKMDGFEFITRLRATGNEVAVLMLTAKDALEDRIKGLDLGADDYLVKPFEFGELLARLRALLRRKERKVLNDTLKLGDITLSIAQKQVTKGKEVIPLTAREYEVLEYLARHRGQVLTREQIREHVWDFAYEGESNIIDVLIKNIRKKTGEATLIKTKRGLGYVIPEEK from the coding sequence ATGAAGATCTTACTAGTTGAAGACGACAAAGATTTGAATCGTAGCTTACAAAAACTTTTAAAGACGCAAAATTACAGCGTTGATCCAGCTTTTGATGGAAAAGAAGCTTTAGCATATAGTACTAATTTTGACTATGATGTGATCATCTTAGACGTGATGATGCCAAAGATGGATGGTTTTGAATTCATCACACGCTTGCGCGCAACGGGAAATGAAGTTGCCGTTTTGATGTTAACGGCTAAAGATGCACTAGAAGATCGGATCAAAGGTCTTGATCTAGGGGCTGATGATTATTTAGTCAAACCGTTTGAATTTGGCGAGTTACTTGCCCGCTTACGTGCCTTACTCCGCCGTAAAGAACGCAAAGTTTTGAATGACACGCTCAAACTAGGCGACATCACGTTGAGTATCGCACAAAAACAAGTAACAAAAGGTAAAGAAGTGATCCCTTTGACGGCCCGTGAATATGAGGTTTTAGAATATTTAGCGCGCCATCGCGGGCAAGTTTTGACGCGTGAGCAGATCCGCGAGCACGTCTGGGACTTTGCCTATGAAGGAGAATCCAATATCATCGATGTGCTCATCAAAAATATTCGAAAGAAGACAGGTGAGGCGACATTGATCAAAACTAAAAGAGGTCTAGGTTATGTCATTCCGGAAGAAAAATAG
- a CDS encoding sensor histidine kinase yields MSFRKKNSIVFKVTLWYSAFILILLSLLVGGAYLVATNLADAKGQAKLQEDTLELAQDIKEYESFDDGIYYALYAKDGTVLRSSFPRNFKQNLPFSQENVKQVTVKGVTYQYFDVCVKDSSDWLRAIRLRPKLDHEMLFFLGSLALAAPLLVVAVVFGGYRILKRAFIPVEQMSQTALAITKSHDYTKRIPVTQKENELSRLAQTFNKMLASIERSFEREKQFNHDVSHELRTPIAVILAESEYAKDYATQLDEAKDSAQTINRQAKNMKELLEQLLELTRLEAGQPIPCATFDLSEMLAQQLADQQKILMKKGLILKQELEPEVLYYGNELLCQRLVANLLSNACKFAQKEISVTLKKQAQNVILTVTDDGRGIKETELDKIWDKFYQSDQARSKAQNNGVGLGLALVKDIVLKHQGQVKVTSTLGKKTTFTITLPLRH; encoded by the coding sequence ATGTCATTCCGGAAGAAAAATAGTATCGTGTTCAAGGTAACGCTATGGTACAGCGCGTTTATCCTTATTTTATTGAGTTTGTTAGTCGGCGGTGCGTATCTAGTTGCCACGAATCTCGCTGATGCGAAAGGCCAAGCTAAACTCCAAGAAGATACGCTTGAATTAGCGCAAGATATCAAAGAATACGAAAGTTTTGATGATGGGATCTATTATGCGCTCTATGCAAAAGATGGCACGGTCCTGCGCAGTAGTTTTCCAAGAAATTTCAAGCAAAACTTACCTTTTAGTCAAGAGAACGTCAAACAAGTAACAGTCAAAGGCGTCACTTACCAATACTTTGATGTCTGCGTCAAAGATTCTTCTGACTGGCTTCGCGCGATCCGTTTACGCCCTAAACTCGATCATGAGATGCTCTTTTTTTTAGGGAGTTTAGCTTTAGCAGCGCCCCTTTTAGTAGTTGCGGTCGTGTTTGGAGGTTATCGGATCTTAAAACGGGCTTTTATTCCAGTCGAGCAGATGTCGCAAACAGCTTTAGCGATCACTAAGAGCCATGACTATACGAAACGGATCCCAGTAACTCAAAAAGAAAATGAACTTAGCCGTTTAGCCCAAACGTTCAACAAGATGTTAGCTTCGATCGAGCGTTCTTTTGAAAGAGAAAAGCAGTTCAACCATGACGTTTCCCATGAATTACGGACGCCGATCGCCGTGATCTTAGCCGAAAGTGAATATGCCAAAGATTATGCAACTCAGTTAGACGAAGCCAAGGATTCAGCGCAAACGATCAACCGGCAAGCTAAAAACATGAAAGAGTTGTTAGAACAATTACTTGAATTGACACGCTTAGAAGCTGGGCAGCCGATCCCGTGTGCGACATTTGATCTTAGTGAGATGCTTGCACAACAACTAGCAGATCAGCAAAAGATCTTAATGAAAAAAGGCCTTATCCTTAAACAAGAGCTAGAGCCAGAAGTGTTGTATTACGGCAATGAATTACTTTGTCAGCGCTTAGTGGCAAATCTTTTGAGCAATGCCTGCAAATTTGCACAAAAAGAGATCTCAGTCACTTTGAAAAAGCAGGCACAAAATGTTATTTTGACAGTCACAGATGATGGGCGTGGGATCAAGGAAACTGAGCTCGATAAGATCTGGGATAAATTTTATCAAAGTGATCAAGCCCGTAGCAAAGCGCAAAATAATGGTGTGGGACTTGGTTTGGCGTTAGTCAAAGATATTGTTCTTAAACACCAGGGACAAGTGAAAGTTACTTCAACCTTAGGTAAGAAGACGACCTTTACCATTACGTTACCGCTGAGACACTAA